A single Antechinus flavipes isolate AdamAnt ecotype Samford, QLD, Australia chromosome 5, AdamAnt_v2, whole genome shotgun sequence DNA region contains:
- the SOSTDC1 gene encoding sclerostin domain-containing protein 1, with amino-acid sequence MQLPTVPGALVLLACVLARGGSGFKNDATELLYSHVVKAAAGGAQALGLNGGGNSSALNQARHGGRLPGSGATSGLEARNSRVQVGCRELRSTKYISDGQCTSINPLKELVCAGECLPLTVLPNWIGGSFGTKYWSRRSSQEWRCVNDKTRTQRIQLQCQDGSTRTYKITVVTACKCKRYTRQHNESSHNYESMSPAKPAPHHKERKRASKASKHSLS; translated from the exons ATGCAGCTGCCCACCGTCCCCGGGGCGCTGGTGCTCCTGGCGTGCGTCCTCGCCCGAGGCGGCTCCGGGTTCAAGAACGACGCCACTGAGCTCCTGTACTCGCACGTGGTGAAGGCGGCTGCGGGGGGAGCCCAGGCGCTCGGTCTCAACGGGGGCGGGAACAGCAGCGCCCTGAACCAGGCTCGCCACGGCGGCCGCCTCCCGGGCAGCGGGGCCACCTCGGGGCTGGAGGCCCGGAACA GTCGAGTCCAGGTGGGCTGCCGGGAGCTGCGTTCTACCAAATACATTTCCGACGGCCAGTGCACCAGCATCAATCCCCTCAAGGAGCTGGTATGTGCCGGAGAGTGTCTGCCGCTCACCGTGCTCCCCAATTGGATCGGAGGAAGCTTTGGCACCAAATACTGGAGCCGAAGGAGCTCCCAGGAATGGCGCTGCGTCAACGACAAGACACGCACCCAGCGCATCCAGCTCCAGTGCCAGGACGGAAGCACCCGGACCTACAAGATCACCGTGGTCACTGCCTGCAAGTGTAAGAGATACACTCGGCAGCACAATGAGTCAAGCCACAACTATGAGAGCATGTCACCCGCAAAACCTGCACCACATCACAAAGAGCGGAAACGAGCCAGCAAAGCTAGCAAGCACAGCCTGAGCTAG